One Streptomyces lincolnensis genomic region harbors:
- a CDS encoding potassium channel family protein: protein MKEESAHVRWERRTQRPLLALAVLFAAAYAVPIVVSPASEDLTAACTAVEWGVWAAFAADYGVRLWLSPARVSFVRTHWLDLAAVLLPLIQPLRLLRLVSTLLLVQRRARMASQIRLTTYVAGAVVGLLMFGSLAVLSVERESPDGNIRTLGDAVWWSFTTMTTVGYGDHAPTTGLGRMIAVGLMLSGIALLGVVTANIAAWFIARFEKDDVEERRQTEAIRLLTDEVRALRAEVASLQQTTPRS from the coding sequence ATGAAGGAAGAATCGGCGCACGTCCGTTGGGAACGGCGCACTCAACGGCCGCTGCTGGCGCTGGCGGTGCTGTTCGCCGCCGCCTACGCCGTGCCCATAGTGGTCAGCCCGGCGAGCGAGGACCTGACGGCGGCGTGCACGGCGGTCGAGTGGGGGGTGTGGGCGGCGTTCGCCGCCGACTACGGGGTGCGGCTGTGGCTGTCACCGGCCCGGGTGAGCTTCGTCCGCACGCACTGGCTGGACTTGGCCGCGGTGCTGCTGCCGCTGATACAGCCACTGCGGCTGCTGCGGCTGGTGTCGACGTTGCTGCTGGTGCAGCGGCGGGCCCGGATGGCCTCACAGATACGGCTGACGACCTACGTCGCGGGCGCGGTGGTCGGGCTGCTGATGTTCGGCTCGCTGGCCGTGCTGTCGGTGGAGCGCGAGTCGCCCGACGGGAACATCCGCACGCTGGGTGACGCGGTGTGGTGGTCCTTCACCACCATGACGACCGTGGGCTACGGCGACCACGCCCCGACCACCGGACTCGGGCGGATGATCGCCGTCGGCCTGATGCTCTCCGGAATCGCACTGCTCGGCGTGGTGACCGCGAACATCGCCGCGTGGTTCATCGCCCGCTTCGAGAAGGACGACGTCGAGGAGCGCCGCCAGACCGAAGCGATCCGCCTCCTGACCGACGAGGTACGGGCCCTGCGCGCGGAGGTCGCCTCACTCCAGCAGACCACCCCCAGAAGCTGA